Proteins from a genomic interval of Pecten maximus chromosome 13, xPecMax1.1, whole genome shotgun sequence:
- the LOC117341427 gene encoding uncharacterized protein LOC117341427 isoform X1: MGDSCTSLRVVAYNSDGNITSLESSGCRVQEDTCSPNSLYVTGVVLTCISGLMITLTFGLGIFITRKGRLPFCSSKCQQRKSQEFDNVQLSGRGTITQEGERSYQELDTSQVAKASVYSEIRTQEIRGNNDNEANQSSNYESLEGRSKPNVYEELQTASSGSSALYTNTTIAKGTAQHDI; the protein is encoded by the exons ATGGGGGACAGCTGTACTTCTTTAAGGGTTGTAGCATACAACTCGGACGGTAACATCACATCACTTGAGTCTTCAGGATGTAGAGTCCAGGAAG ATACATGTAGCCCTAACAGCTTGTACGTAACAGGAGTTGTACTGACGTGTATAAGCGGCCTCATGATCACGCTTACGTTTGGACTTGGAATCTTCATCACTC gaAAAGGGCGTCTGCCATTCTG TTCCAGTAAATGTCAGCAACGCAAGAGCCAGGAATTCGATAACGTGCAACTTTCAGGACGAG GAACGATTACACAAGAAGGCGAAAG ATCGTACCAGGAACTTGATACAAGCCAGGTAGCCAAAGCCTctgtatattctgaaataagAACACAAGAAATTAGAG GTAACAATGACAATGAAGCCAATCAGAG CAGTAACTACGAGTCATTGGAAGGACGGTCCAAACCAAACGTCTATGAGGAGCTACAAACTGCTTCATCTG GTAGCAGCGCTTTATACACTAATACCACCATAGCGAAGGGCACTGCTCAACATGACATATAA
- the LOC117341427 gene encoding uncharacterized protein LOC117341427 isoform X2 — MGDSCTSLRVVAYNSDGNITSLESSGCRVQEDTCSPNSLYVTGVVLTCISGLMITLTFGLGIFITRKGRLPFCSSKCQQRKSQEFDNVQLSGRGTITQEGERSYQELDTSQVAKASVYSEIRTQEIRGNNDNEANQSNYESLEGRSKPNVYEELQTASSGSSALYTNTTIAKGTAQHDI, encoded by the exons ATGGGGGACAGCTGTACTTCTTTAAGGGTTGTAGCATACAACTCGGACGGTAACATCACATCACTTGAGTCTTCAGGATGTAGAGTCCAGGAAG ATACATGTAGCCCTAACAGCTTGTACGTAACAGGAGTTGTACTGACGTGTATAAGCGGCCTCATGATCACGCTTACGTTTGGACTTGGAATCTTCATCACTC gaAAAGGGCGTCTGCCATTCTG TTCCAGTAAATGTCAGCAACGCAAGAGCCAGGAATTCGATAACGTGCAACTTTCAGGACGAG GAACGATTACACAAGAAGGCGAAAG ATCGTACCAGGAACTTGATACAAGCCAGGTAGCCAAAGCCTctgtatattctgaaataagAACACAAGAAATTAGAG GTAACAATGACAATGAAGCCAATCAGAG TAACTACGAGTCATTGGAAGGACGGTCCAAACCAAACGTCTATGAGGAGCTACAAACTGCTTCATCTG GTAGCAGCGCTTTATACACTAATACCACCATAGCGAAGGGCACTGCTCAACATGACATATAA
- the LOC117341425 gene encoding nephrin-like, translating to MSADRVLTCVPDGNPDSYQFGQWRHTTEDGTEIRQLSGRYNTTHSFLTLPDPGVTRRYEDTGYYTCTATNNIPVLSYYSSGSVFFVVEASPVITTNTALIKGQIGNNITIEVEFYSRPAVIDNVTWTKGLNGLPTPDKSVTSVDVRSISLPFYGVETEVEGYVAAIIIHSLVEQDFGNYTVTIENRLGNTSFHIDFKSASPPLPPDNVVQLIHDISSINVQWTPRFNGGAEQHFIIGYKSDIAKDFSDLYPIPDTHEPTQSYQITGLQTAQIYFIRLYAENEIGRSGYVYLNQTTKVYTETPSCVGPVVGGVAGSVLTLTFIAVAGLLFWRIKRRKGSLGHQTTNPESRTVYQDLDLTNIDPSSIYTDLQTSGRNMAGSDSSPNISTYETLGVRSEPNIYDDLSKKPQHTDATYVNTIIQQR from the exons ATGTCAGCAGACAGAGTGTTGACGTGTGTCCCAGATGGTAACCCAGACTCCTACCAGTTTGGTCAGTGGCGACATACAACGGAAGACGGTACAGAGATACGTCAGTTAAGCGGAAGGTACAACACCACGCACTCTTTTTTGACCTTACCTGACCCCGGCGTTACCAGACGGTACGAGGACACCGGGTACTACACTTGTACAGCCACCAACAATATACCTGTTCTGTCCTACTACAGTTCTGGCTCTGTATTTTTTGTTGTAGAGG CTTCCCCTGTGATAACTACCAACACAGCATTGATCAAGGGACAGATAGGGAACAACATTACTATTGAGGTGGAGTTTTACAGCAGACCGGCGGTCATAGATAATGTTACCTGGACCAAAGGATTAAATGGATTACCTACCCCTGATAAGTCTGTTACATCTGTAGATGTCAGGTCAATCAGTTTGCCATTCTATGGTGTTGAGACTGAGGTCGAAGGTTACGTGGCAGCAATAATCATACACAGCCTAGTGGAACAAGATTTTGGCAACTACACAGTGACGATAGAAAACAGACTGGGAAATACAAGCtttcatattgattttaaatctgCAA GTCCACCCTTACcaccagacaatgtcgtacagcTGATCCATGACATCAGTAGTATTAATGTACAGTGGACACCGCGCTTTAATGGTGGAGCAGAACAACACTTCATCATTGGATACAAGTCAGACATTGCAAAGGATTTCAGTGACTTGTATCCAATACCTGATACCCATGAACCGACCCAGTCCTACCAAATCACTGGACTTCAGACTGCACAAATATACTTTATTCGGTTATATGCTGAAAACGAAATTGGCCGGAGTGGCTATGTATATCTTAACCAAACAACAAAAG TTTATACAGAAACCCCATCATGTGTTGGACCTGTAGTCGGTGGTGTTGCAGGATCAGTGTTAACCTTGACATTCATAGCCGTTGCAGGTTTACTATTTTGGAGAATAAAACGTAGAAAAG GTTCACTAGGTCATCAGACGACTAATCCAGAAAGCAG GACGGTATACCAAGATCTAGACCTAACCAATATAGATCCATCGTCTAtttatactgacctacagacatcAG gACGAAATATGGCGGGATCAGATAG TTCCCCCAATATCAGTACGTATGAGACGCTTGGAGTTAGATCTGAGCCTAACATTTATGATGATCTGTCGAAGAAACCTC AGCACACCGATGCCACTTACGTAAACACCATAATACAACAGCGCTGA